One region of Pyramidobacter sp. YE332 genomic DNA includes:
- a CDS encoding MATE family efflux transporter, which translates to MEEKRRDTLRRVIRLALPAVFENVMFTLVNIVDVAMVGSLGAVATAAAALNAQPMWLAYAVTMIAAGGASVLVARCWGAKDYALAGRYAAQAVVLGALIGLCMTAAAESGAGLYVALMHAAPDVAPDAAAYMRIVGASLPFLMAERTMAGVLQSAGDTVTPMKISVAANLCNVAGNFLLIYPRRNLDWLGGLPVWGMGWGVRGAAVSTAVSIVLAAAAMAAALRRRRDELELSAPRFLRFEKKRLDDLLRVGLPIAAERIVLSSGQILYMSVISALGTVAVSAHYLATTAEGVCYNPVYGIAIAATTLVGQALGAGDERRAEAEGRACIHLCLAVMAVVSTGMYFGAEWLIRVFTSDAAVIEQGARALRIVAWVETLFGAALTSSGALRGAGDTVVPLWLGIFSMLGLRLGAAWLFVNKLGLGLAGAWYAMDLDVGVRGALLWLYFNSGRWKLKSRRLAARTGQ; encoded by the coding sequence ATGGAAGAAAAACGTCGGGACACGCTGAGACGGGTGATCCGTCTGGCGCTGCCGGCTGTCTTCGAAAACGTGATGTTCACGCTGGTGAATATCGTCGACGTGGCCATGGTCGGTTCGCTGGGGGCCGTGGCGACGGCGGCCGCGGCGCTGAACGCGCAGCCGATGTGGCTGGCCTACGCGGTGACGATGATCGCTGCCGGCGGCGCCTCCGTGCTGGTGGCGCGCTGCTGGGGCGCGAAGGATTACGCGCTGGCGGGGCGCTACGCCGCGCAGGCGGTCGTGCTCGGCGCGCTGATCGGCCTGTGCATGACCGCGGCCGCCGAATCCGGCGCCGGCCTGTACGTCGCCTTGATGCATGCCGCCCCCGACGTGGCGCCCGACGCGGCGGCCTACATGCGCATCGTCGGCGCGTCCCTGCCCTTTCTCATGGCGGAGCGGACGATGGCCGGCGTGCTCCAGTCCGCCGGCGACACGGTGACGCCGATGAAGATCTCCGTCGCCGCCAACCTGTGCAACGTGGCGGGCAACTTCCTGCTCATCTATCCCAGACGGAATCTGGACTGGCTGGGCGGCCTGCCGGTGTGGGGCATGGGCTGGGGCGTGCGCGGCGCGGCGGTGTCGACGGCGGTTTCGATCGTTTTGGCGGCCGCCGCCATGGCGGCGGCGCTGAGGCGGCGCCGGGACGAGCTCGAGCTGTCGGCGCCGCGGTTCCTGCGCTTCGAGAAAAAACGCCTGGACGATCTGCTGCGAGTCGGTTTGCCGATCGCGGCCGAACGCATCGTGCTCTCCAGCGGGCAGATCCTCTACATGTCGGTGATCTCCGCGCTGGGCACGGTGGCCGTTTCGGCGCATTATCTGGCGACGACGGCCGAAGGCGTGTGCTACAATCCCGTTTACGGCATCGCCATCGCCGCCACGACGCTGGTCGGTCAGGCTCTGGGCGCGGGCGACGAACGGCGCGCCGAGGCCGAGGGCCGGGCCTGCATCCATCTTTGTCTGGCCGTGATGGCGGTGGTGAGCACGGGCATGTATTTCGGGGCCGAATGGCTGATCCGCGTGTTCACGTCCGACGCGGCCGTGATCGAACAGGGCGCGCGGGCGCTGCGCATCGTGGCGTGGGTGGAGACGCTTTTCGGCGCGGCGCTGACCAGCTCGGGCGCGCTGCGCGGCGCGGGCGACACGGTCGTGCCGCTGTGGCTGGGCATTTTTTCCATGCTGGGGCTGCGTCTGGGCGCGGCCTGGCTGTTCGTGAACAAGCTGGGGCTGGGACTGGCCGGCGCGTGGTACGCCATGGATCTCGACGTAGGCGTGCGCGGCGCGCTGCTGTGGCTTTATTTCAACTCCGGCCGCTGGAAGCTGAAAAGCCGCCGTCTCGCCGCGCGCACCGGCCAATAG
- a CDS encoding RidA family protein, which translates to MSIKERLKELGIELPPANKPTGSYVPATASGTLCFSSGQTPRVNGEVAYAGTMGAENGPSLEEAYAAARVCAINCLAAIDMAAGLDNVARVLKVTGFINAAPGFTQTAKVLNGTSDLLLEVFGRPGRHARSAIGIQALPGNAVVEVEIVVRLKEPREFPAD; encoded by the coding sequence ATGAGCATCAAAGAAAGACTGAAAGAACTGGGCATCGAGCTTCCGCCCGCAAACAAGCCCACGGGATCCTATGTGCCCGCCACGGCTTCGGGAACGCTGTGCTTCTCCTCCGGACAGACGCCGCGCGTCAACGGCGAGGTCGCGTACGCCGGCACGATGGGCGCAGAAAACGGCCCCAGCCTCGAGGAGGCCTACGCGGCCGCCCGCGTCTGCGCCATCAACTGTCTGGCCGCCATCGACATGGCCGCCGGGTTGGACAACGTGGCACGCGTCCTCAAGGTCACGGGCTTTATCAACGCCGCTCCGGGCTTCACGCAGACGGCCAAAGTGTTGAACGGCACCTCCGACCTGCTGCTCGAGGTCTTCGGTCGGCCCGGCCGCCACGCCCGCAGCGCCATCGGCATCCAAGCCTTGCCCGGCAATGCGGTCGTCGAGGTGGAGATCGTTGTCCGCCTCAAGGAACCGCGCGAATTCCCCGCGGACTGA
- the iadA gene encoding beta-aspartyl-peptidase — MLLKNIDLYAPEHVGLTDLLILGGAIAAVEKGLDVKIPGLEVVDAEGLIAAPGIVDHHNHFGGAGGEGAFNFRTPPAQFSTFVKAGITTAVGLLGTDGFSRSLTELLAKARALDIEGLSTWMYTGSYQLPGPTITGKVGHDIAWIDKVIGCKIALSDHRSSHPAVETIRALVSEARVAGMLSGKAGVVCVHMGSEASGLEPLREAVKGTGVPLSQFMPTHTTRCPELLDDAVAWVKAGGVADITADEKTPGAVARYVAEGADLSHVCFSSDGNGSMPRFDAAGNFAGMGVGDPASILQAIGDCARAGDAPLEKIFAFASANPAVWLKLPGKGRLEKGFDADLMILDKDYRLRTLIGRGRVMMRDGEVLAKGTFEA; from the coding sequence TTGCTTCTGAAAAACATCGATCTGTACGCGCCCGAGCACGTGGGCCTGACCGATCTGCTGATCCTTGGCGGCGCAATCGCCGCCGTGGAAAAAGGGCTCGACGTAAAGATCCCCGGCCTTGAAGTCGTCGACGCGGAGGGGCTGATCGCCGCGCCCGGTATCGTCGATCATCACAATCATTTCGGCGGCGCCGGCGGCGAGGGCGCGTTCAACTTCCGCACGCCGCCCGCGCAGTTTTCCACGTTCGTCAAAGCCGGCATCACGACCGCGGTCGGCCTGCTGGGCACCGACGGCTTCAGCCGTTCGCTCACCGAACTGCTGGCCAAGGCCCGCGCGCTCGACATCGAAGGGCTGAGCACGTGGATGTACACCGGCTCCTATCAGCTGCCCGGGCCGACGATCACGGGCAAGGTCGGCCACGACATCGCCTGGATCGACAAGGTCATCGGCTGCAAGATCGCGCTGTCCGATCACCGTTCCTCGCATCCTGCGGTGGAGACGATCCGCGCGCTGGTATCCGAAGCGCGCGTGGCCGGGATGCTGTCCGGCAAGGCCGGCGTCGTCTGCGTGCACATGGGCAGCGAGGCTTCGGGACTGGAACCGCTGCGCGAGGCCGTCAAAGGTACCGGCGTGCCGCTGAGCCAGTTCATGCCGACGCATACGACGCGCTGCCCCGAGCTTCTCGACGACGCGGTCGCCTGGGTCAAGGCCGGCGGCGTGGCCGACATCACCGCCGACGAAAAGACGCCCGGCGCGGTCGCCCGCTACGTGGCCGAGGGGGCCGACCTGTCGCACGTCTGCTTCAGCTCCGACGGCAACGGCAGCATGCCGCGCTTCGACGCGGCGGGAAATTTCGCCGGCATGGGCGTGGGCGACCCGGCCTCCATCCTGCAGGCGATCGGCGACTGCGCGCGCGCAGGCGACGCTCCGTTGGAAAAGATCTTCGCGTTCGCCAGCGCCAATCCGGCCGTCTGGCTCAAGCTGCCCGGCAAGGGCCGTTTGGAAAAGGGCTTCGACGCCGACCTGATGATCCTCGACAAGGATTACCGCCTGCGCACGCTGATCGGCCGCGGCCGCGTGATGATGCGCGACGGCGAAGTGCTCGCCAAGGGCACCTTCGAAGCGTAA
- a CDS encoding GntR family transcriptional regulator: MDQEVEASKQNAELRAFNTVVELIRQREIVPGQRLFEPDLSERLSMSRTPLRTALSRLVAEGILVKERGRKGYLLPALSSEDMRQIFYSRAAVEGAAAARLAHGCTPEHVTVLRAINAKEAELFGRKRQTPEEKAQYAQLNEELHRLIVSFSGNVYLLRFFNSSYWRSTMYTLLYTRFYRERTRSTGENVPSWKEHSLIIDALEAHEAERSRRLMEEHVLNTFRYRSLLEETERQ, from the coding sequence ATGGACCAAGAGGTAGAAGCGTCGAAGCAAAACGCCGAGCTGCGCGCGTTCAACACCGTGGTGGAGCTGATCCGTCAGCGCGAGATCGTTCCCGGGCAGCGGCTTTTCGAGCCGGATCTGTCCGAACGGCTGTCGATGAGCCGCACGCCGCTGCGCACCGCGCTCAGCCGGCTGGTCGCGGAGGGCATCCTGGTCAAGGAGCGGGGGCGCAAGGGCTATCTGCTGCCGGCGCTGTCGTCGGAGGACATGCGGCAGATCTTCTACAGCCGCGCCGCCGTGGAGGGGGCCGCCGCGGCGCGGCTGGCGCATGGCTGCACGCCGGAACACGTGACGGTGCTGCGCGCGATCAACGCCAAAGAGGCGGAACTGTTCGGACGAAAGCGGCAAACTCCCGAGGAGAAAGCGCAGTACGCGCAGCTGAACGAAGAACTGCACCGCCTGATCGTCTCTTTTTCCGGCAACGTGTACCTGCTGCGTTTCTTCAACAGCAGTTATTGGCGCTCCACGATGTACACGCTGCTTTATACCCGTTTTTATCGGGAACGAACGCGTTCGACGGGGGAAAACGTGCCGAGCTGGAAGGAACATTCCTTGATCATCGACGCGCTCGAGGCCCACGAGGCCGAGCGCAGCCGCCGGCTGATGGAAGAGCACGTGCTGAACACGTTCCGTTACCGTTCGCTGTTGGAGGAAACGGAAAGGCAGTAA
- a CDS encoding tetratricopeptide repeat protein, translated as MKWFIRRISAALAALWLCVVPTASAADDYDPVNTAVALNMAVVSVKHMTASRDRIVLDQEYRSIINNLSLGDIASDDEIVKLYSRLLDTINTYRLTEEESKVFQGVYDTQQHHALISSLSKMWPVGGDLDSFFASLFSGGITAYFGYRSEMAEIRNTMDQKMWSLKKEALTALNDLQKELLADSWALLRKYRLPDAYRISQEDLDYLEQTLAQPDKRKALLMFPALKKSFGAYPPFWYYYGEAAGRCGDVKTALACFDEFDRQWRRVLRRDPYRVQTAKQRILLDKSLPPSRLKELLAEIRENIGPRDWLDNLFYGTVSWALGDRKAGVTAVRNNVLFEAETQISPVVLESMESGDFDMTHFRRGFWRVLANVNVPVETLDLLTAWFNHEDGTARRMASELQRLHPGAPVPCYVEAQLWRGRLGVPQGRVRAGVLLVRHEDLARRSGEIYAALTNFCRVYAGQGRERAQFLLGQICENGWGGEKEPFEAAKWYRLAAEQGSDAAQERYASLCERGAGVKKDVDEAARWYLRAARQGNERAQFSLGTCYRAGRGVGQNLAEAASWFLKSARQNHAPAQKALGELYSKGAGVPRDDEEAYKWAWLARLNGAVGTAPLINRLEGRGMFRSARLSAEKCKRAREAAQKLFEQMNASSFADDETENR; from the coding sequence ATGAAATGGTTCATCAGGAGGATTTCCGCGGCGCTGGCGGCGCTGTGGCTGTGCGTCGTGCCCACGGCGTCGGCGGCCGACGACTACGATCCGGTCAACACGGCGGTGGCGTTGAACATGGCCGTGGTCTCGGTCAAGCACATGACGGCCAGCCGCGACCGGATCGTGCTCGATCAGGAGTACCGCAGCATCATCAACAATCTCAGTCTTGGCGACATCGCCAGCGACGATGAGATCGTCAAACTTTACAGCCGGCTGCTGGACACGATCAACACTTACCGTCTGACCGAGGAGGAAAGCAAAGTTTTTCAGGGCGTGTACGACACGCAGCAGCATCATGCCCTGATCTCGTCGCTGTCGAAGATGTGGCCGGTCGGCGGCGACCTCGACAGTTTCTTCGCCTCGCTGTTCAGCGGCGGCATCACGGCTTACTTCGGCTACCGCAGCGAGATGGCGGAGATCCGCAACACGATGGATCAGAAGATGTGGTCGCTGAAAAAAGAAGCGCTGACGGCGCTGAACGACTTGCAGAAGGAGCTGCTGGCCGACTCGTGGGCGCTGCTGCGCAAATACCGCCTGCCCGACGCCTACCGCATCAGCCAGGAGGATCTGGACTACCTCGAGCAGACGCTGGCGCAGCCCGACAAGCGCAAGGCGCTGCTGATGTTCCCGGCGCTGAAGAAATCGTTCGGCGCCTATCCTCCGTTCTGGTATTACTATGGCGAGGCGGCCGGCCGCTGCGGCGATGTGAAGACGGCGCTGGCCTGCTTCGACGAGTTCGACCGCCAATGGCGGCGCGTGCTGCGCCGCGATCCCTACAGGGTGCAGACGGCCAAGCAGCGCATCCTGCTCGACAAAAGTCTGCCGCCGTCCCGTCTCAAAGAGCTGCTGGCCGAGATCAGGGAGAACATTGGGCCGCGCGATTGGCTCGACAATCTCTTTTACGGCACGGTCAGCTGGGCGCTGGGGGACCGCAAGGCAGGGGTGACGGCCGTGCGCAACAACGTGCTGTTCGAGGCGGAAACGCAGATCAGCCCTGTGGTGCTCGAGTCCATGGAGTCCGGCGATTTCGACATGACGCACTTCCGCCGCGGTTTTTGGCGCGTGCTGGCGAACGTGAACGTGCCTGTGGAGACGCTGGATCTGCTGACGGCGTGGTTCAATCATGAGGACGGCACGGCGCGGCGCATGGCGTCGGAACTGCAGCGCCTCCACCCCGGCGCTCCCGTGCCCTGCTATGTGGAGGCGCAGCTGTGGCGCGGCAGGCTCGGCGTGCCTCAGGGACGTGTTCGGGCAGGCGTTCTGCTGGTCCGTCACGAAGATCTGGCGCGGCGCAGCGGCGAGATTTACGCGGCGCTGACGAACTTTTGCCGCGTCTATGCCGGTCAGGGACGCGAGCGCGCGCAGTTCCTGCTCGGTCAGATCTGCGAAAACGGCTGGGGCGGCGAAAAAGAGCCCTTCGAAGCGGCCAAATGGTACCGACTGGCCGCCGAGCAGGGCAGCGACGCCGCTCAGGAACGCTACGCCAGTCTGTGCGAACGGGGCGCCGGCGTGAAGAAGGACGTTGACGAAGCGGCCCGCTGGTATCTGCGCGCCGCCCGCCAGGGCAACGAACGGGCGCAGTTCAGCCTTGGCACCTGCTATCGCGCCGGCCGCGGCGTCGGACAAAACCTGGCCGAGGCCGCTTCGTGGTTTTTGAAAAGCGCCCGTCAGAACCACGCTCCCGCGCAAAAGGCCCTTGGCGAACTGTACAGCAAAGGGGCCGGCGTGCCCCGCGACGACGAGGAGGCCTATAAGTGGGCGTGGCTGGCTCGCCTGAACGGCGCCGTCGGCACGGCACCTCTCATCAACAGGCTGGAAGGGCGCGGCATGTTCCGCAGCGCCAGGCTTTCGGCGGAAAAATGCAAACGCGCCCGGGAGGCCGCGCAGAAACTCTTTGAACAGATGAACGCTTCGTCGTTCGCGGACGATGAAACGGAGAACCGCTGA
- a CDS encoding DUF362 domain-containing protein yields MGNKKSIVYFAPFTPGVSKVDVLKKAVEAVEFKKTVAKDALTAVKLHFGEKGNDTYLRPIFIRAVVDEVKKCGGKPFLVDSNTLYVGSRKNSVDHLITAIENGFGYEVTGAPLIIADGLKSNDFREVEIDGQYFKKVEVSAAVAEADALVVVSHFKGHVAAGYGGAIKNLAMGCAPARGKKAQHAVRLEVDEEKCIGCGRCFRNCPGHAITMEKDAAGRTTSHIHAEPCLGCCECMTVCPTQAVGMIWTADEDKSSFNCRMAEYAWGAIKDKERSLFINVMMDITPLCDCCGWSDTPIVPNIGVAASTDPVALDKACYDMVMAASGSAVEEHHFHEGDDKFQLLHPTTAPHAQFEHGAKIGMGSLDYELRTIHIEEGEGE; encoded by the coding sequence ATGGGAAATAAAAAGTCGATCGTTTATTTTGCGCCTTTCACGCCCGGCGTCAGCAAGGTGGACGTGCTGAAAAAAGCCGTCGAGGCCGTCGAGTTCAAAAAGACCGTCGCGAAGGACGCGCTCACGGCCGTGAAGCTGCACTTCGGCGAAAAGGGCAACGACACCTATCTGCGGCCCATCTTCATCCGCGCCGTCGTGGACGAGGTCAAGAAGTGCGGCGGCAAGCCGTTCCTCGTCGACAGCAACACGCTCTACGTGGGCAGCCGCAAGAATTCCGTCGATCATCTGATCACCGCCATCGAGAACGGCTTCGGTTACGAAGTCACCGGCGCGCCGCTGATTATCGCCGACGGCTTGAAGAGCAACGATTTCCGCGAGGTGGAGATCGACGGCCAGTATTTCAAAAAAGTCGAAGTCTCGGCCGCCGTCGCCGAAGCCGACGCGCTCGTCGTCGTCTCGCACTTCAAGGGACACGTGGCGGCCGGTTACGGCGGCGCGATCAAGAACCTCGCCATGGGCTGCGCGCCGGCCCGCGGCAAAAAAGCCCAGCACGCGGTGCGTCTCGAAGTCGACGAGGAAAAGTGCATCGGCTGCGGCCGCTGCTTCCGCAATTGCCCCGGCCACGCCATCACGATGGAGAAAGACGCCGCCGGCAGAACGACGTCGCATATCCACGCCGAACCGTGCCTGGGCTGCTGCGAGTGCATGACCGTCTGTCCCACTCAGGCCGTCGGCATGATCTGGACGGCTGACGAGGACAAGTCGAGTTTCAACTGCCGCATGGCCGAGTACGCCTGGGGCGCGATCAAGGACAAGGAACGTTCCCTCTTCATCAACGTCATGATGGACATCACGCCGTTGTGCGACTGCTGCGGCTGGAGCGACACGCCCATCGTCCCCAACATCGGCGTCGCCGCCAGCACCGATCCCGTGGCGCTCGACAAAGCCTGCTACGATATGGTCATGGCCGCTTCGGGTTCGGCTGTAGAGGAACATCATTTCCACGAGGGCGACGACAAGTTCCAGCTCCTTCATCCGACTACCGCTCCCCACGCCCAGTTCGAGCACGGCGCCAAGATCGGCATGGGCTCGCTCGACTACGAGCTGAGGACGATCCACATCGAAGAGGGCGAAGGCGAGTAA
- the nhaC gene encoding Na+/H+ antiporter NhaC produces MAEKAAKPHKEVGLGGAIAIMVMILAIMVVGKLFMNFDTGMLCLIVALATTVVYVFGYGFTWDYMFKEGVIPMVARASGAILILLIVGPMIAIWMAGGTVPYLIKVGLSILRPSTFLISASVICAISSVLTGTSWGSAATFGVALMGIGHGLGINPAATAGAVIAGSYFGDKISPISDTTVLAAATAECDIMDHIKSMMWTTLPAFCIGLAVYAYVGSSSADTMDMTRINEIVGAIEKSYKLTPLVLIPAGVMLVLSYMGKPTIPVLWASMVSAIPFAMMQGHSLPAIVKIMASGPKAATGVKVVDSLLSRGGLSFMSGSVVVVFFAYIFAGQLECTGTIKVITNAMRERFIKSSVGRLVFSTSLTGIITALGTGNSYLSIIMPGIMYRDPFDEFGIRRNVLSRTLEDSGTVVVPLIPWSAAGVYMASVLDVPVLEYLPWTIMCYSGAVLAWIYAFCNIAIFRTKTAESK; encoded by the coding sequence ATGGCAGAGAAAGCAGCAAAGCCGCACAAGGAAGTCGGACTGGGCGGCGCGATTGCGATCATGGTGATGATCCTCGCGATCATGGTCGTCGGCAAACTGTTCATGAATTTCGACACGGGCATGCTGTGCCTGATCGTCGCGCTGGCGACGACGGTCGTGTACGTGTTCGGCTATGGCTTCACGTGGGATTATATGTTCAAGGAAGGCGTCATCCCGATGGTCGCCCGCGCTTCGGGCGCGATCCTGATCCTGCTGATCGTCGGCCCGATGATCGCCATCTGGATGGCCGGAGGCACGGTACCTTATCTGATCAAAGTCGGCCTGTCGATCCTCCGTCCCAGTACGTTCCTGATCTCGGCCTCGGTGATCTGCGCCATCTCTTCGGTGCTGACGGGCACTTCGTGGGGTTCGGCCGCCACGTTCGGCGTGGCGCTGATGGGCATCGGTCACGGTCTCGGCATCAATCCCGCCGCCACCGCGGGCGCGGTCATCGCGGGCAGCTACTTCGGCGACAAGATCAGCCCCATTTCCGACACCACGGTCCTGGCGGCCGCGACCGCCGAGTGCGACATCATGGACCACATCAAGTCGATGATGTGGACAACGCTGCCGGCGTTCTGCATCGGCCTGGCCGTGTACGCCTACGTCGGCTCCTCCAGCGCCGACACGATGGACATGACCCGCATCAACGAGATCGTCGGCGCGATCGAGAAATCCTACAAGCTGACGCCGCTCGTGCTGATCCCCGCGGGCGTCATGCTGGTGCTGTCCTACATGGGCAAGCCGACGATCCCCGTGCTCTGGGCGTCGATGGTTTCGGCCATACCGTTCGCGATGATGCAGGGCCATTCGCTGCCCGCGATCGTCAAGATCATGGCCAGCGGCCCCAAGGCGGCGACGGGCGTCAAGGTGGTCGACAGCCTGCTCAGCCGCGGCGGGCTTTCCTTCATGTCCGGCTCGGTCGTGGTCGTGTTCTTCGCCTACATTTTCGCCGGGCAGCTCGAGTGCACCGGCACGATCAAGGTGATCACCAACGCCATGCGCGAGCGCTTCATCAAGAGCAGCGTCGGCCGCCTGGTGTTCTCCACCTCGCTGACGGGCATCATCACCGCGCTCGGCACGGGCAATTCCTATCTGAGCATCATCATGCCCGGCATCATGTACCGCGATCCCTTCGACGAGTTCGGCATCCGCCGCAACGTGCTGTCCCGCACGCTCGAGGATTCCGGTACGGTGGTCGTGCCGCTGATCCCCTGGTCGGCCGCCGGCGTTTACATGGCGTCGGTGCTCGACGTGCCGGTGCTGGAGTACCTGCCCTGGACGATCATGTGTTACTCGGGCGCGGTGCTGGCATGGATCTACGCGTTCTGCAACATCGCGATTTTCCGCACCAAAACGGCGGAAAGCAAATAA
- a CDS encoding efflux RND transporter periplasmic adaptor subunit: MKKFSAFSLLKMAAGLAAIFAACAGIEGFRQLREPKPEPEIVRPVRTVRLDSGAGENVHRYFGTVQGAQRVNLSFRVSGPLLELPAEKGVAVKKGELLGRIDPRDFQTRLTQAQAALSQARAQYSDAATNFKRYDELYRQKVIAAAQYDAYKTQLNVARSAVQQAEAQARTAADALRDTELRAPFDGVVVDRMAEKFQDVLPKQPILSLQDISTLEIVFAVPDKDVLSAPVPAGADARDLARYAASFGMEARFDAIAGRSFPVRLKEFAAQADPRTKTYPVTVTMPQPEGARVLPGMAVTVTVDFSAGAAKNRFLVPEPAVLTGEDGARWLWRFEDGQVRRVPVAVAGWKGARLEVSGKMLRDGDLIVTAGVHFLKDGQKVRLMKAGERS; encoded by the coding sequence ATGAAAAAGTTTTCCGCTTTTTCGCTGCTGAAAATGGCCGCCGGGCTGGCCGCGATCTTCGCCGCCTGCGCGGGGATCGAGGGATTCCGTCAGCTGCGCGAGCCGAAGCCCGAGCCGGAGATCGTCCGCCCCGTGCGCACGGTCAGGCTCGACAGCGGCGCGGGCGAGAACGTACATCGCTATTTCGGCACCGTGCAGGGGGCGCAGCGCGTCAACCTGTCGTTCCGCGTCTCGGGGCCGCTGCTCGAACTGCCGGCCGAAAAGGGCGTCGCCGTGAAGAAAGGCGAACTGCTGGGCCGCATCGATCCGCGCGATTTCCAGACCCGCCTGACGCAGGCGCAGGCCGCGCTGTCGCAGGCGCGCGCCCAGTACAGCGACGCCGCCACCAACTTCAAACGTTACGACGAGCTTTACAGGCAGAAAGTCATCGCCGCGGCGCAGTACGACGCCTACAAGACGCAGCTGAACGTGGCGCGCTCCGCCGTGCAGCAGGCCGAGGCCCAGGCGCGCACGGCCGCCGACGCGCTGCGCGACACCGAGCTGCGCGCCCCCTTCGACGGCGTCGTCGTCGACCGCATGGCCGAGAAGTTTCAGGACGTGCTGCCCAAGCAGCCCATCCTCAGCCTTCAGGACATTTCCACGCTGGAGATCGTCTTCGCCGTGCCCGACAAGGACGTGCTCAGCGCCCCCGTGCCGGCCGGCGCCGACGCCCGCGATCTGGCGCGATACGCCGCCTCCTTCGGCATGGAGGCCCGCTTCGACGCCATCGCGGGCCGGTCGTTCCCCGTGCGCCTCAAGGAATTCGCCGCGCAGGCCGATCCGCGCACCAAAACGTATCCCGTCACCGTCACCATGCCTCAGCCGGAGGGCGCGCGCGTGCTGCCCGGCATGGCCGTCACCGTGACGGTGGATTTCTCCGCCGGCGCGGCGAAAAACCGCTTCCTCGTGCCCGAGCCGGCCGTGCTGACCGGCGAGGACGGAGCGCGCTGGCTGTGGCGCTTCGAAGACGGGCAGGTCCGGCGCGTGCCCGTCGCTGTCGCCGGCTGGAAGGGCGCCCGCCTCGAAGTGAGCGGAAAGATGCTGCGCGACGGCGACCTGATCGTCACGGCCGGCGTGCATTTTTTGAAGGACGGTCAGAAAGTCCGCCTGATGAAAGCCGGTGAACGGTCATGA
- a CDS encoding GrdX family protein — protein sequence MTSTPREVLYRALDLVGSGEYSLFAHPVAGNERLLRNPYRTVVLTQTPAARRRIPQDRQTAFINRALNKAEDIEYGEIPAGTHADYATVDFELFKTAMNSAENGE from the coding sequence ATGACGAGCACGCCGCGGGAAGTTCTGTATAGAGCGCTTGACCTGGTGGGAAGCGGGGAGTATTCTCTCTTTGCGCATCCCGTCGCAGGGAATGAACGTCTTCTGCGCAATCCTTACCGCACGGTGGTTTTGACTCAGACCCCGGCGGCACGCAGACGCATCCCGCAGGACCGGCAGACGGCCTTCATCAACAGAGCCCTGAACAAAGCGGAAGACATCGAATACGGCGAGATTCCCGCCGGAACTCACGCGGACTACGCGACCGTCGATTTTGAACTTTTCAAGACGGCGATGAACAGCGCTGAAAACGGGGAGTGA